A window of the Paralichthys olivaceus isolate ysfri-2021 chromosome 5, ASM2471397v2, whole genome shotgun sequence genome harbors these coding sequences:
- the crb3a gene encoding protein crumbs homolog 3a, which produces MAAYPDVLTIPGAVAGMVLLLSLSSDPVWGNLTTTASNTPSNKSNGHNIAAIVAPTVTLGVLAIVLAVLGWLFCVVKKKRQTEGTYRPSAEEQSGVRSVAAPDALKLPKEERLI; this is translated from the exons ATGGCAGCATATCCGGATGTGCTGACCATCCCTGGAGCTGTGGCCGGGATGGTTTTACTGCTATCGCTGAGCAGCGATCCTGTGTGGG GAAATTTGACTACCACTGCCAGTAACACCCCTTCAAATAAAAGTaat GGACACAACATCGCAGCTATTGTGGCCCCCACGGTCACTCTGGGTGTCTTGGCCATCGTCTTGGCCGTGCTTGGCTGGCTTTTCTGCGTGGTGAAAAAGAAGAGGCAGACCGAGGGGACGTACAGACCCAGTGCAGAGGAGCAGTCCGGGGTACGCAGCGTGGCAGCACCGGACGCGCTAAAGCTACCAAAGGAGGAGCGACTCATTTGA
- the asf1ba gene encoding histone chaperone asf1b-A: MAKVQVLNVAVLDNPSPFRNPFQFEITFECMEDLPEDLEWKIIYVGSAESEEYDQILDSVLVGPVPAGRHMFVFQADAPNTGLIPESDAVGVTVVLITCTYRGQEFIRIGYYVNNEYTDPELRENPPIKPDYTQLQRNILASNPRVTRFHINWEGCAERMEDSENVDPSSNSMLPPSCLPGKAPPLGILPDNSMDCL, translated from the exons ATGGCGAAGGTGCAGGTCCTGAATGTGGCGGTGCTGGATAACCCGAGTCCCTTCAGGAACCCCTTCCAGTTTGAGATAACGTTCGAGTGTATGGAGGACCTCCCAGAAG aCCTGGAATGGAAGATCATCTATGTTGGAtcagcagagagtgaagaatATGACCAAATCCTTGACTCTGTCCTGGTTGGACCTGTACCTGCTGGGAGAcatatgtttgtatttcag GCTGATGCTCCAAACACTGGATTGATCCCTGAAAGTGATGCTGTTGGTGTAACTGTGGTGCTGATTACCTGTACATATCGTGGCCAGGAATTCATTCGCATTGGTTACTATGTGAACAACGAATACACAGATCCTGAGCTTCGTGAAAATCCGCCAATCAAACCAGACTACACTCAG ctTCAGAGAAATATTCTGGCGTCAAACCCACGTGTTACCAGGTTCCATATAAACTGGGAAGGCTGTGCAGAGAGAATGGAAGACTCTGAAAATGTGGATCCTTCGTCAAACTCCATGCTCCCTCCATCCTGTCTCCCGGGCAAGGCCCCGCCCTTGGGGATACTACCGGATAATTCCATGGACTGCTTATAG